Within the Paenibacillus sp. AN1007 genome, the region GCAATCTTGTAATCTCGGAGAAAATCGGTGCGGCTTGAATGCCCATCGTTTCTCTCAGATCTTTCATCACCAGCTCCGTAAGCGCCTCATCGGGAAGCTCCACATTCTGCTCATCCCCTGAACGGCCAACGTAACAGCGAAGCAGGACTTTGTCGTCCGGGCTGGTATGAAGCCATTTGGTCGATGTCCACGTGCAGGCCGTAATGTTGCGGCCTTCTTTTCGCGGCACCAGGAACCCTGAACCGTCGAAGACATGTTCCACTTCTTTTTTCTCAAAAGCCAGTACGACATTAGCAACAGATACATAATTGATTGCATCCAGCGCTGATGTATCCACATGTGGTTTTAACAGCCCAGAAGCCACATAGGTCGGCACGGTGATTACAACGTCATCTGCCTCCAAAAGTTGTCCGTTATCGAGTTCAACATGATATCTCGCATCCTGAGAGTTCAGACGCTGTAATGATACGGCTGCCGTATTCAGGCGCTGGTCCACATCATGCAGCTCGTGAACAAGTGCATGCACAAGACTCTGCAGCCCCTGGCGGAAGTTCAAAAACGCGCTGCGTTTGGTCCCCGTATGCGTTTCGGTTGGCTTGCGCCCAGTCATCATGCCCCGGATCAGACTGCCGTAATCCCGCTCTACCTCTCCAAACTGCGGAAAGGTCGCCTGCAGGCTAAGTCTCCGCATATCTCCTGCATAAATACCCGCAAGAAGCGGTTCGGTTAGATTCTCCAGCACTTCTGTGCCCAGCCTGCGCTCGATCATATAACCAAGAGATTCATCCTCGGTAGTACGCTTCGGCGGAATAACAAAATCCATCAGCGCCCGCAGCTTGCCTGCCGGCGAGACAAGCCCGCTTTTCAGAAAAGGCTTCAGCTCTGTCGGAATACCAAGCACCAGACCAGCTGGCATTGGGTGAAGCTTGCCGCGCTGCATAATGTATGTTTTCTTGGACTCCGGGTTCTGGCTGACCAGTTCATGATCCATCTCCAGTTCCTTCGCCAGGTCAATCATCGCCGTTTTGCGAGCAAGGAAGGAATCCGGTCCCTTCTCGATTACAAATCCGTCCCGGTGCAGCGTTTCAATCATACCGCCCATGGACGAGCTTTTCTCAAGCAGCGTGATTGCAGGTTCAACTCCAGCTTCCCTGTAATGTTTGCGAATATAAAATGCTGCGCTGAGGCCCGTCAGGCCCCCGCCAACAATAACAATACGGCGTTTCTTGTCTTCCATTAGTTATCAGACCCTTGCTGCCATTGGCTTATGATAGAGTCACTCAACGTCTCCATATACAAAGGATCACTATTAAGCGAGTCGATACGCATCAAACGCATATCCATTTCTTTCGCGATCGCTTTGGCTTCAATGTCGAGATCATACAGCACTTCCAGATGATCCGATACAAAGCCGATCGGTGCCACGAGTACATCCTCCACCTGTTCACGCGAAAGCTCCTGAAGTGTGTCCAGAATATCCGGGCCGAGCCACGGCTCAGCTGTTCGTCCCGCACTCTGCCAAGTAAACTGCCAGTTGGTAATCCCTACACGCGAAGCGATAGCTTCAGAAGTCTCCAGCAGTTGGTTCGGGTACGGGTCACCCATATCCACAATGCGTGCCGGCAGACTGTGAGCACTGAACAGCACCTTCACATCCCCGCGTTTCGCTCCCGCTTCCTCGAAAGCGTCCAGCTTCGCACTCACACGTGCAGAAAGAGCCTGAATCAGCTTCGGATGCAGATGATAGCTTTCGATAAAGGACATCTGAATGCCAAGTTCTTCGGCTTTCTCCCGTGCACGCTTGATGTAACTGCCCACACTCATCGTTGAGAAATGGGGGGCAAGCACTATGCCAATGGCGGTCTGGATACCGTCCTTTGCCATCTGCTCCACGCCATCCTCAATAAAAGGATATGCATGCTTCAATCCCTGGTAACAGCGGAACTCAGTGCCATTCCGGCGCTGATCCTGCTGCAGCGTCTCCTGAAGAGTTTTCACCTGGTTGTCCGTGTTTTCCCGCAGCGGGAAAACACCGCCAACAATCGCTTCGTACCGATCCGTCAGCTCTTTTAGCTGTTCAGGCTCCGGCGGACGGCCTCTACGGATATGTGTGTAATACGCTTCAACACTTTCCATATTCTCAGGTGTGCCATACGACATCACCAAAACACCTACAGTATTAGTCATTGCTTACCGTCACTCCCGTCTTCAAGGCTTCTGCTGAATACTCATGAATATAAGCGGTTAACTCTTTTAATTTATCAAGAGAAGCTTCGGGGAACAAGCCATGTCCCAGATTGAAAATATACCCCGGCTCCTTGATCCCATCATTAATAATCGCTTTTGCCTGTTCTTTGATTAAATCCATTGGCCCAGTCAGGATATACGGATCAAGGTTGCCCTGCACGGCGAATTTACCGCCCAGACGTCTGCGTCCTTCTGAAATGGAAACTCTCCAATCCAGCCCAATGACATTCGCCTGCAGATCCTGCAGGGTTGGCAGCAGTTCACCTGAAGCCACGCCGGGGAAATATATTTTCGGTACATTCAAATCGGACAATTCGGTAAAGATACGAGTAATCGTTGGCAGCACATACGTTTTGAAGTCTTTGGGAGAGAGAGCACCCACCCAGCTGTCAAACAGTTGAAATGCCTTACCGCCATTTGCGATATGGGCACGGATATATGTAATGACCATATCACCAAGCTTCTGCATCAGTTTGTGCCATAATTCCGGCTCACTGTACATCATCGTTTTAGTCCGGATATACCCTTTTGAAGGCTGACCTTCAATGAGGTAGCTCGCAATCGTGAACGGAGCACCTGCAAATGTAATCAGAGGCACGTCAAGTTCTTTGTCCAGAATACGAATCGTTTCCAAAATATGCGAAAGGTCTCCCTCCACGTCAATGGGACGAAGACGTTCCACATCTGCTGCCGAACGTATCGGATTATCAATAACCGGACCTATATTTTTCACAATGTCAAAATCAATACCCAGCGAAGCAACCGGATTCATAATATCGGAATACAAAATAGCCGCATCCACACCCAGTTTGCGCACAGGCATTAGTGTAACTTCAGCCGCCAGTTCAGGCTGCTGGCATATTTCAAGCAAGGAATACTTTTCTTTAATTTTGCGGTATTCGGGATCGTAACGTCCAGCCTGGCGCATATACCATACCGGCACACGGTCTACCTGCTGTTTAAAACTTGCCCGAATCAGACGATCGTTATAGCTCATGTAAGAAGCCTCCAATAGTTTTTGGACTCATAACTACCATTATGCCCTTTTTAAACAGCCGTAACAACCTTATGGAGATGTGTTCCAAGTGACAATACTATGACATTCGTTACACCCTCCGTCCATATGCCATTTGTGATATAATGAAAGAATCGACTTTTTTGAGAATTACAGAAAATCTTCGAAAGGAAGTGAAAGCACTTTGAAAACGTGGAAAGTCAACCTCATTGTGCTTTGGTTCGGACAGTTTCTGGTCAACGCGGGAATGACCATGATTACCCCGTTTCTATCTCTATTTCTTGCCAGGGATCTGGGTGTTGTGGGAGAACATGAGATTGGCATTTGGGCCGGATTCATTTTTGCCGCCAATTTCCTTACCTCTTTTTTATTTCAGCCGCTCTGGGGCAAGCTGTCCGATAAATACGGACGAAAAATTATGCTGCTTCGCTCCGGGTTCGGGATGGCTGTTGTCATTGCGCTGATGGGTCTTGCACAGAACCCTTGGCAGCTGCTGCTGCTGCGTCTGCTTAACGGGACCATCTCCGGTTTTAACCCGGCTGCCGTCGCCCTGATCTCAGGCACAACACCGAAGGACCGTATGGGTTTTGCCATGGGAATCAGCCAGTCCGGTCAAGTGGCAGGCACCATTCTGGGGCCGCTCATTGGCGGACTGCTTGCGGATGCCGTAGGATTCCGTCCCATTTTCTATATCACAGGCGGACTCATCTTTGCAGCTTCCATGCTGGCGATGTTCTTGGTTCGAGAGCAGTTCGACCGGCAAAAAGCCGCAAAACTTCCGGATCAATCGGTCTTGTCGGGGTTGAAGGAGCTCAGCAAATCACCTCAGCTTCCCGCACTCTTCGCTGTGACGTTCCTGCTGCAGTTTGCGATGATCAGCCCAATGTCTCTCCTGCCTCTCTATGTGCAGAAACTGCACGGGACGGCAGTAAATGTCGCTTTCTGGGCGGGGATGGTTGGCGCTGTCACAGGTTTATCCAATATGGCGATGTCGCCGGTGCTTGGAAAACTTAGCGATCGGATCGGCTCACACAGAGTGCTGACCTTTTCCCTGATCGGAACCGGAATTATGCTTATACCGCAGGCTTTTGTTCAAACCGTATGGCAGCTCATTCTCGTCCGTTTTGTCATGGGAGTATTTATGGGCGGACTGCTCCCGAGTGTGAATGCTTTGATTCGCGGTTATACACCTGATAGCATGATCAGCCGGGCCTTCAGCTTTAACACAAGCACACTGGCGCTCGGCAACATGCTCGGCGCAGTCATCGGCGGCTTCATGGCCGGGTTCATCGGCATTGAGGGACTGTTTATCGTTTCGGGCGGATTACTGCTGCTGAATATGGTTTGGGTTCGATTCAAGCTGTACAAAAAACCCGTTCGTGCAGGAGAACCATGAGGCTGACATTTGTCTGATCAAGAGACACTGCAGGAAAGTGTAAGGATTCAAATAAAGATGCAATAAAGGCATGATACGCAGCAAAAGCCGCTCAGCCCCATCCGGGGTTGAAGCGGCTTTTCTTATACATAAGCTTCGATATTTATTTCATGAAACAAAATACAGCATCGGGAAACGGGAAACGGAGCCGCCTCTAATGTCGTTCGCGAAACTGTATCGGGTATTCCTTCACTCCAAAAACAAAAGCGCTTTGAATCGGCTCCAAACCGGTTTCGGGAACCAGCTGTATATGTTCCATACGTTGAAGAAGCGTGTGCAGGGCAGCTCTTGCTTCCAGACGAGCCAATGGTGCACCGAGACAGAAATGGATGCCAAACCCGAATCCCATATGTCGATTCGGTTTGCGTTCCGGCACAAACGTATCAGCCTGGTCAAACTGTGCAGGGTCACGATTCGCTGCCCCAACCCAGGATATAACCTGATCTCCCGCCTGAATCGTTTGTCCGTGCAGTTCCACCGTTTCCCGTGCCACACGCCCAATCGCTACAATTGGCGGATAATACCTCAATGTTTCTTCTACGGCGCCAGCCACGCGATCCGGGTGCTCCCGCAGCTCCTTTTGCAATTCAGGTTGTTCAGAGAGGACACGCACTGCATTGGCGATCAGATTGGTTGTGGTTTCGTTTCCCGCAACCAGCAGGAGAATACAGAAATTAATTACTTCTTCTTCTGTTAACTTCTGCCCCTCGATCTCGGCTGCCAGCAGCAGGGAGATCAGATCATCCTGCGGCTCTACCCGGCGCTGTTCCATGATATCTGTAAAATAGGCATATAACTCCTGTATGTTCTGCTGCTTCTCTCTGGCCATCTCCTGAAAGGCCTCTTCGCTATCATCGCGTGCGCCTTTCACCAGTACATCAGACCAAAGCTTGAAATCTCGGCGGTCTGCAGCGGGAACCCCAATCAGTTCGGCAATAACAATGACAGGCAGCGGAGCTGCGAGGTCATCAATCAGATTCATCCTTGAACTTGATAGGTGATCAGCCAGCAGTTCATCGGTAATTTGCTGAATGCGCGGCGCCAAAGCTTCAATAGCTTTGGGAGTAAACGCCTGATTGACCAGATCGCGGAGCTGCTTGTGCTTTGGAGGATCTGTCGTTAGAATGCTGGTGTTCGCCCGGTTGCGCTCGGATGAGAACAGCTTGGGATTTTTCAACACATACTGCACATCTTCATACCGAAACACATCCCAGCATTCGCGGTGCTCGTCATATCGGACTGGAGTGTTCTCACGAAGTTCTGCATACACCTGGAAGGGAGATAATTGCCGCTCCTTGCTGTGCAGTTCCCGAATTGGAATATAATTGGCGTACTTTCGGGGTGCTTGTTTCATCGTGCTTCCTCCAATCAATAATATATATTTTTTTACATATAAGTTCTTCTTCATTATATACACAACTGGATTGTAATTCCAATAAAAACAGCATAAATAAGTCCCATGGCCCAACCTCTGCTCCAAACTACCCTGAATTTGTCGAATAAACATAAATGTTATATTTAATGACACAAAAAATGATTTTAGAGTATTAAAACAATATTAACCTTTTGTATACCTCTCCAAAACAAACGGATTTTTCTAAAAAGATCTCTCAAATTTCTTATAAAACAGCGTTTTTTCTCTGTAAAACTTCGAATGTAACCGCTATTTCTATTAAAATTTAAATTTGTAAAGTTATCTAACATATAATACACTCATTTCAATCTACATACATAAAAAAGAGATTACCTCACACAAAACTCACTTGAAGGAGCGTGTCAGCATGACAAAACTATCTAACCTTCGTCCTTGGGCCGTTTGGAGCACGGCAGCACTCGCACTCACACTCTCTCTCTCACCTATCGGAACCTATACCGCTCAAGCCGCAGCCGTAGAGGTGAAAGGCACTACAGGCGCTGTTCAGAACGCACCCACCACGCCTGCACGGAACACAGCGATCCCTCCCTTACCGGAAACTTCCAAACTTTCCTCCCTTCCTAATGTACTTGTCATTGGTACGGGCGGAACGATTGCCGGGCAATCCGAGGATGCTACCAGCTTCCAAAATTACAAGGCAGGCACGCTGCTCATTGCTGACATGGTTAAAGATTTACCGGACAAGCAAAAAATTGCAGATGTAAGCACACTGCAGTTCGGCAATTCCGGATCAGGCTCCTATACGATGGCCGACCTCTACGACCTATCTCGAACGGTAGATCAAGCGCTCGCCCAGTATGACAGTGTCGTGGTAACGACAGGTACTGACACGATGGAGGAGATTGCCTATTTCCTCGACTTGACGGTTCAAAGCGATAAACCTGTTGTCATCACAGGCTCAATGCGGCCATGGACGGTAATCGGTTCCGATGCTCAGGCCAATCTGTACAACGCCATCAAACTGGCAGGCAGCGGCCGGACTAAATCATTCGGTACCGTATTGATGCTCAATGATACAATCCAGCTCGCTCGAGGTGTAACGAAAACGAATGATTACCGAACGGACACCTTTGAAACGCCTATGCTCGGTGCTGTCGGTTATATCGACGAAGAAAACATCCGGATCTACCGCGCCCCTGCACGCGCCATGAAACCCGGCGGTACAATGAAACCTGCATTCGATCTTGGCAAAATCTCCAAAACCGACTTGGCGAAAGTAGAGATTGTAATCTCCTACCAAGAAGCAGGTGGCGGAGCGATTGAAGGCTTTGTGAAAAACGGAGTGAAGGGGATCGTCACCTCCGGCACAGGCGCAGGCGGCATCTCCAGAGCGATGGGTCAAGCCCGTACTAAAGCGATTGAAGAAGGCGTTATTTTCGTAACGACAACCCGGACAGGTTCTGGGAGTGTATATGGCGGGGGTAAGGGCATCATTGCCGGGGATAACCTCAGTCCGCAGCAAGCACGCATTCTATTAATGCTCGGATTATCCTTCAGTAGTGATTTTAATACGATCAAACAATGGTTTGAGACCTATGGCACACCAGAGGTATAAGCACTTATTTATTGTTAAATCCGCTTTATAAACAAAGAGATGAACCTTTTCCACCAAGAAAGGGTTCATCTCTTTTTCAAATTCAATTTAAAATATTTAATCAATGAATAGACAATCAAACAAAACAGAAAGGTAACTAATACGATATACACCGGCATAATTAAAATCGGAGTGTAAACATTCAGAAAATGAAATGCAAAACCCAACATGAGCAGCAGAGAAACAAATACAAAGAATGATCTCAAAGCAGCACCTCCATATATTAAAATTATAAGTTATAAAACGTAATATTTCATGTATCACTCCCCGTTGTTTAAGAGGTCAAATTTTCAGGAAAATCAAGTCGATTAAAAAAACTTCGCTCAGCGTCTCATCGCCTTCCAAAAAAAGATCGGCAAATCAGACTCCTGCGAAGTTTTCACATTCTTATTACTTATTTCACCCAAGCGAGTGCAAGTCCGTCATAGTCCGGCAGCATGGTCGTGATGAGACGCGGGTCACTCGCCATCTGTTCATTGAAACGACGAACAGCAAGCACGGCTGGACCCTGCTTGTCCGGGTTAAGCGTACGCCCTCGCAGAAAACAGTTGTCTCCTACAATGACTGCCCCTGGACGCGCAAGGCGAATTGCATAATCCAAATAGACTGGATAATTTTCTTTATCTGCGTCAATAAAGAAGAAATCGAAGGTCCGCCCTTCCTGCGCCAGCTGCTCAAGGCTGTCTGCTGCAGGTCCGATCCGGTACTGCACTTGGCTGCCAAAGCCACCTTCCTCCAGATGTCCGCGAGCCATTGCTGCGTACTCTTCTTTCAATTCAAGGGAAGTCAACGTTCCCCCTTCGCTTAAACCACGGGCCAGGCAGATGCCGCTGTATCCGCCAAGCACACCGATTTCGAGCACCGCCTCAGCCTTCGAGGTTTTGGCGAGGAAGGTCAGCAGACGGCCGTATGCCGCCGCCACTGAAACCTCAGGCATTCCGTTCGCTCGAATGGCTTCTTTTACTTTTAACAAGAGCTCATCCTCTTGAAACAATTGATTTACATATTCGTCAGGGGTGAGATTCACCACGTAGTTCCTCCTTGCACACTTGGACTGCGTTCCATAGAAATGCTTTTAGACAGCTTTCCGCATAAATGCTCCTGGATCGCTTTTCTTATGGATGCCAATGTTTTATAATGAATGTTTGTTATCCAACACAAAGCAGCAATGAATACTGTATTCCCTGCATTGAATTCTTTGCAGTATAGACCGCATTACTCATTGTAAGTTTTTTCACGGAATGCGGCAAGGCCGCACCGTTACAATATCGCTGTCAGAGGGAGATCCCGCTGCAGCCCGAAATGGAGTTGAATGTATTCACATGGCTCGATTGCAATTGATTGCAACCTCTGCGATGGGACTTGAGGCCGTTGTTGCCCGGGAACTGAAACAGCTGGGGTATGACGACGTCAAGGTCGATAACGGCCGGGTATTTTTCACAGGAGATTATATTGACATTTGCCGCTGTAACCTGTGGCTGAGAAGTTCTGACCGCGTGCTGGTTAATATGGGCGAGTTCCCTGCAACCACCTTTGATGAATTGTTTGAAGGCACCAAAGCACTGCCTTGGGAAGAGTGGATTCCTGCAGACGGTGAATTTCCTGTAGAAGGCCGTTCCCAGAAGTCCCAGCTCAGCAGCGTGCCTGCATCTCAAGGGATCGTCAAAAAGGCGATTGTCGAAAAGCTGAAGCTGACACACCACACCGAATGGTTCCCCGAAAACGGTGCACGTTATGTCGTCGAAGTCATTCTTTTGAATGACCGCGCGCTCATTACACTCGATACGACAGGACCAGGGCTTCACAAACGCGGATACCGCAAACTCGTTACCGAGGCGCCGCTCAAAGAAACACTGGCAGCTGCCCTGATTCAGCTCAGCCGCTGGAATGTATCCCGCCCGTTCTACGATCCCTGCTGCGGTTCAGGCACCATGCTGATTGAAGCAGCCATGATCGGCTGGAATATCGCGCCGGGGCTTCGCCGCACGTTTAACTCCGAGAATTGGGATGTGATCCCTACCGAGCTGTGGGAACAAGCGCGCGAGGAAGCATTCGATGCTGTACGTGACGATGTGCCGCTGCAGATTTCGGGCAGTGACATCGATCCCGAAGCGATTGAAGTTGCGCAGGCAGCAATCAAAAGTGCAGGCTTCGCCAAAGATATTGAAGTCAGCGTACTGCCAGCCCACCGGGCCAGACCCCAAGGGGAGTATGGCGTTATTATTACCAATCCGCCGTACGGCGAGCGCCTGAGTGAAGAAAAAGAAGTGCAGAAGCTGCTCCGTTCCCTCGGACGCTCTTATCTGGAAATGCCGACATGGTCGTTTTTTGCAATCACTTCTACCAAAGCATTTGAAGAGTATTTCGGGCATAAAGCGGACAAGCGCCGCAAGCTGTTCAACGGACGGATTGAAACTCAGTATTATCAATACTTAGGGCCGCTGCCTCCGCGCAGCAAAACACCGCAAGCTTAATAGACTTATGGGAAAGAAACGCTCTGACCTTTATGGTGGAGCGTTTTTTGGTTTTATTTGAGATCGTCAATTTTTATGCAGCGCAGCTTATCTCTATGAACACAGATTTTAGTAGACAGAATGACATGATGAGCATAGTTGAAATGCCAAGCGGTCACGCTATAATATATGAAGCCCTGTTTTACATGCCGTTAACAAAACATTTTCAGTCGATTTTATTATTACATTACGAAGTAAGGGGGAATCTCCATGGTTGTTACTCAGCCTATGCGCAGCTCCAGAACACGCGGGCTTCTGCATCATCCACTGATGCTCTATATCATTTTCACCATACTTATTCTGCTCAAACTAATGCTGCTGCATCATAATCTGCATGCGTACAACATTACAATGGGCCTACTCGACAAAGTCATTGCTGTGGGCTCACTGCTGCTCTTGTCCTTCTGGGTCTGGTGGCTGCCGCGCCGAGGTATGATTGCAGCACTTGCAATCCTTCACCTGTTCCTCACTGCACTCATCTATTCAGATATGGTCTATTATCGTTACTTTCAAGATTTCCTTACGGTCCCGGTGCTGTTACAGGCAGGACAGGTAGACGCACTTGGTGACAGCATTGCCTCCTTGATCTATGCACGTGATTTTTGGTTTTTTGCCGATTTACTGATCGTAATTCCATTCGCAGCCATCATGCTGTTCAGCAGACGTTACCGTTCGGGTCAAACATCAGGCATGTACACAAGCACGTATAACGGAAGTTATGGAAGGTACAGCTCCGTTTCTTCCTCCAATCGTAAAAAACGCCTTCGCCGCCGCCTGCTCGCAGGCGTCACAGCCCTTGTTCTCGGACTGGGTATCGGTGCGGGCCCGATCTATTTTTACAGCAAAACCTGGGCCAAAGGTCTGTTTGATAACAACTGGTGGAATGTATCCATGTACAACGTAACCGGCCTGCTCGCTTTTCACGGCTATGATGTGTACTCTTATGTTAAAGACAATATCGGTTCTGGCCCCGTGGCCGATCCAGCCGATGTACAGCAGGTTAAAGCTTATTTTGAAGAGCGACAGCAGTCGAATGCAGCACAGCACGATCAAGCCTTATATGGGAAATACAAAGGCAGCAATGTCATTATCGTGCAGGGCGAAGCCTTTATGAATTTTATGATCGGACAGAGCATTGGTGGGCAGGATATTACACCGCATTTTAACGAATTGATGAAGGAAAGCCAGTATTACAGCCACTTCTATCACCAGACCGGGCAGGGCAGAACATCCGATGCGGATTTTGGCGCCAATATCTCGCTTCACCCTCTTTCTGCAGGATCGGCGTTTGTACGTTATGCGGACCATACATATGACTCACTGCCTTCCATTTTGAAGGATCAGGGTTACAGCACCAACGTATTTCACGCCTACGAGAGCGGCTTCTGGAACCGGTATACAATGTATCAGAATATGAAATATGACAAGTTCTACAGTAAAAACGATTTTGTAGAGGAT harbors:
- a CDS encoding cytochrome P450; this encodes MKQAPRKYANYIPIRELHSKERQLSPFQVYAELRENTPVRYDEHRECWDVFRYEDVQYVLKNPKLFSSERNRANTSILTTDPPKHKQLRDLVNQAFTPKAIEALAPRIQQITDELLADHLSSSRMNLIDDLAAPLPVIVIAELIGVPAADRRDFKLWSDVLVKGARDDSEEAFQEMAREKQQNIQELYAYFTDIMEQRRVEPQDDLISLLLAAEIEGQKLTEEEVINFCILLLVAGNETTTNLIANAVRVLSEQPELQKELREHPDRVAGAVEETLRYYPPIVAIGRVARETVELHGQTIQAGDQVISWVGAANRDPAQFDQADTFVPERKPNRHMGFGFGIHFCLGAPLARLEARAALHTLLQRMEHIQLVPETGLEPIQSAFVFGVKEYPIQFRERH
- a CDS encoding O-methyltransferase, translated to MNLTPDEYVNQLFQEDELLLKVKEAIRANGMPEVSVAAAYGRLLTFLAKTSKAEAVLEIGVLGGYSGICLARGLSEGGTLTSLELKEEYAAMARGHLEEGGFGSQVQYRIGPAADSLEQLAQEGRTFDFFFIDADKENYPVYLDYAIRLARPGAVIVGDNCFLRGRTLNPDKQGPAVLAVRRFNEQMASDPRLITTMLPDYDGLALAWVK
- a CDS encoding LTA synthase family protein → MVVTQPMRSSRTRGLLHHPLMLYIIFTILILLKLMLLHHNLHAYNITMGLLDKVIAVGSLLLLSFWVWWLPRRGMIAALAILHLFLTALIYSDMVYYRYFQDFLTVPVLLQAGQVDALGDSIASLIYARDFWFFADLLIVIPFAAIMLFSRRYRSGQTSGMYTSTYNGSYGRYSSVSSSNRKKRLRRRLLAGVTALVLGLGIGAGPIYFYSKTWAKGLFDNNWWNVSMYNVTGLLAFHGYDVYSYVKDNIGSGPVADPADVQQVKAYFEERQQSNAAQHDQALYGKYKGSNVIIVQGEAFMNFMIGQSIGGQDITPHFNELMKESQYYSHFYHQTGQGRTSDADFGANISLHPLSAGSAFVRYADHTYDSLPSILKDQGYSTNVFHAYESGFWNRYTMYQNMKYDKFYSKNDFVEDDPLGWSLSDASFFRQSVEKMSSEAKEPFYSFLITLSSHHPYSLPKDKQQLDVGEFQGTMFGNYLQSVHYVDAALGGMVEDLKNRGLWENTIFMFYGDHDSSIKDQPLYEKFLGRSLNDLDMAQIMNEVPLLVHLPDGAEAGVFEKPSGQLDITPSVLHLLGISDDSYYHMGNNVYGGLERMVVLRNGSFTDGRMFYIPSDDYIYANGTCYDLSAHEKTEINACKAGYETASKRLHVSDTLITYDLIRQFREDK
- a CDS encoding class I SAM-dependent RNA methyltransferase, which codes for MARLQLIATSAMGLEAVVARELKQLGYDDVKVDNGRVFFTGDYIDICRCNLWLRSSDRVLVNMGEFPATTFDELFEGTKALPWEEWIPADGEFPVEGRSQKSQLSSVPASQGIVKKAIVEKLKLTHHTEWFPENGARYVVEVILLNDRALITLDTTGPGLHKRGYRKLVTEAPLKETLAAALIQLSRWNVSRPFYDPCCGSGTMLIEAAMIGWNIAPGLRRTFNSENWDVIPTELWEQAREEAFDAVRDDVPLQISGSDIDPEAIEVAQAAIKSAGFAKDIEVSVLPAHRARPQGEYGVIITNPPYGERLSEEKEVQKLLRSLGRSYLEMPTWSFFAITSTKAFEEYFGHKADKRRKLFNGRIETQYYQYLGPLPPRSKTPQA
- the hemE gene encoding uroporphyrinogen decarboxylase → MSYNDRLIRASFKQQVDRVPVWYMRQAGRYDPEYRKIKEKYSLLEICQQPELAAEVTLMPVRKLGVDAAILYSDIMNPVASLGIDFDIVKNIGPVIDNPIRSAADVERLRPIDVEGDLSHILETIRILDKELDVPLITFAGAPFTIASYLIEGQPSKGYIRTKTMMYSEPELWHKLMQKLGDMVITYIRAHIANGGKAFQLFDSWVGALSPKDFKTYVLPTITRIFTELSDLNVPKIYFPGVASGELLPTLQDLQANVIGLDWRVSISEGRRRLGGKFAVQGNLDPYILTGPMDLIKEQAKAIINDGIKEPGYIFNLGHGLFPEASLDKLKELTAYIHEYSAEALKTGVTVSND
- a CDS encoding MFS transporter, which codes for MKTWKVNLIVLWFGQFLVNAGMTMITPFLSLFLARDLGVVGEHEIGIWAGFIFAANFLTSFLFQPLWGKLSDKYGRKIMLLRSGFGMAVVIALMGLAQNPWQLLLLRLLNGTISGFNPAAVALISGTTPKDRMGFAMGISQSGQVAGTILGPLIGGLLADAVGFRPIFYITGGLIFAASMLAMFLVREQFDRQKAAKLPDQSVLSGLKELSKSPQLPALFAVTFLLQFAMISPMSLLPLYVQKLHGTAVNVAFWAGMVGAVTGLSNMAMSPVLGKLSDRIGSHRVLTFSLIGTGIMLIPQAFVQTVWQLILVRFVMGVFMGGLLPSVNALIRGYTPDSMISRAFSFNTSTLALGNMLGAVIGGFMAGFIGIEGLFIVSGGLLLLNMVWVRFKLYKKPVRAGEP
- the hemH gene encoding ferrochelatase, with the protein product MTNTVGVLVMSYGTPENMESVEAYYTHIRRGRPPEPEQLKELTDRYEAIVGGVFPLRENTDNQVKTLQETLQQDQRRNGTEFRCYQGLKHAYPFIEDGVEQMAKDGIQTAIGIVLAPHFSTMSVGSYIKRAREKAEELGIQMSFIESYHLHPKLIQALSARVSAKLDAFEEAGAKRGDVKVLFSAHSLPARIVDMGDPYPNQLLETSEAIASRVGITNWQFTWQSAGRTAEPWLGPDILDTLQELSREQVEDVLVAPIGFVSDHLEVLYDLDIEAKAIAKEMDMRLMRIDSLNSDPLYMETLSDSIISQWQQGSDN
- the hemY gene encoding protoporphyrinogen oxidase, with amino-acid sequence MEDKKRRIVIVGGGLTGLSAAFYIRKHYREAGVEPAITLLEKSSSMGGMIETLHRDGFVIEKGPDSFLARKTAMIDLAKELEMDHELVSQNPESKKTYIMQRGKLHPMPAGLVLGIPTELKPFLKSGLVSPAGKLRALMDFVIPPKRTTEDESLGYMIERRLGTEVLENLTEPLLAGIYAGDMRRLSLQATFPQFGEVERDYGSLIRGMMTGRKPTETHTGTKRSAFLNFRQGLQSLVHALVHELHDVDQRLNTAAVSLQRLNSQDARYHVELDNGQLLEADDVVITVPTYVASGLLKPHVDTSALDAINYVSVANVVLAFEKKEVEHVFDGSGFLVPRKEGRNITACTWTSTKWLHTSPDDKVLLRCYVGRSGDEQNVELPDEALTELVMKDLRETMGIQAAPIFSEITRLRKSMPQYPVGHLQQLANLRQELGDKIPGVYIAGAGYEGVGLPDCIRQAKEMSVQAAAQLTAK
- a CDS encoding asparaginase — protein: MTKLSNLRPWAVWSTAALALTLSLSPIGTYTAQAAAVEVKGTTGAVQNAPTTPARNTAIPPLPETSKLSSLPNVLVIGTGGTIAGQSEDATSFQNYKAGTLLIADMVKDLPDKQKIADVSTLQFGNSGSGSYTMADLYDLSRTVDQALAQYDSVVVTTGTDTMEEIAYFLDLTVQSDKPVVITGSMRPWTVIGSDAQANLYNAIKLAGSGRTKSFGTVLMLNDTIQLARGVTKTNDYRTDTFETPMLGAVGYIDEENIRIYRAPARAMKPGGTMKPAFDLGKISKTDLAKVEIVISYQEAGGGAIEGFVKNGVKGIVTSGTGAGGISRAMGQARTKAIEEGVIFVTTTRTGSGSVYGGGKGIIAGDNLSPQQARILLMLGLSFSSDFNTIKQWFETYGTPEV